The Verrucomicrobiia bacterium sequence CGGTGGGGCTCGCCTCCCGGCGAGCCGTGAGCATGTGGAGTTCCCACGAGGTCCGCTCGCGGTTCCGCGTATGGCGCGGCAGGAGCCTTGCCCACCGAGTCAAGAGGTCATCGCTCCAATACCGGTGGGGCGAGCCTCCCGGCAAGCCGTGAGCATGTGGAGTTCCCACGACGTCGGCTCGCGGTTGCACGTACGGCGCGGCAGGAGCCTTGCCCTACCGAGTCAAGAGGTCGTGGCTCCAATACCGGTGGGGCGAGACTCCCGCGAGCCGTGCGCATGTGGAGTTCCCACGAGGTCCGCTCGCGGTTGCACGTACGGCGCGGCAGGAGCCTTGCCCCTCCGAGTCGAGAGGTCATGGCTCCAATACCGGTGGGGGCAACCGGAGCGGACGACACGCCATCGTTGCGGTGGATGCATTTGCCGGTGTGGGGGACGGTGGTAGTCTGCGGTCACCTGTGAAGAGTTCATCAATCAAGTCGCGTGACGCCGTCGCCGCGCTCACGGACAAACAGAACGAGCGGGACCATCGCCAGTTGCGCATTGATAAGGTGGGTGTGCGGGGCCTGCGGTTCCCCGCCCAGGTGCGGGACAAGGATGCGGAAACGCTTCAAAACACCGTCGCGACGGTGGGGCTCTTCGTGGATCTGCCGCATGAATTCAAGGGCACGCACATGAGCCGTTTTGTCGAGGCCCTCAACGCACACGGCTCGGTGATCCACGTGGAGAGCATCCCGCAGATCCTGCGCGACCTGCAGCAGCGTCTCCATGCCCAGAATGCGCACCTGGAGCTCGAATTCCCGTTCTTTCTGGTCAAGCGCGCCCCGGTGTCCGGCAAGCCCGGCGTGATGGATTACACCGTCCGGTTCGACGCCGCGATGCTGGGTCCCGAGTACGACTTTGTGCTCACCGTGAAGTGCAATGTCACCACGCTCTGTCCATGTTCCAAGGCAATCTCACGGTTCGGCGCCCACAACCAGCGGGGCGAGGTCACCGTGCAGGTGCGGTCGAAGGAGACCATGTGGATCGAGGATCTCATCGCCTTGATCGAGTCCTGCGGCAGCAGCGAGATGTACTCGCTGCTCAAGCGTGAAGATGAAAAAGCCGTGACGGAGCGGGCCTATGAGAACCCGGTCTTCGTGGAGGACCTGGTGCGTGCGGTGTCCGTGAAGCTCAACGAGCAGCCGGCCGTGATGTGGTACAAAGTGGAGGCAGAGAACTACGAAAGCATCCACAACCACAACGCCTACGCGTGCATTGAGAAGGGTTGAGCCGGGTGGCGCCGGGATCCGGAACGGCGATTTCGTTGCTACTCCGGGATCGTGGCCGCAGTCGTTGGGGTGGGCCCCGGAGTGATGCGATATCGAGGTGTTTCTTCATCGGGCGACCAGACGTGCAACACACCGTCCTGTCCGCCCGCGACGACCCAACGGCCGTCCGGGGTGACGGCGAGTGCCTGGGTGAAGTCCTCGTTGCCGGTGAGTTCGCGCTGGTTCTCACCGTTTCTGGCCAGTACCCGCAGACCCCGGGCTCCCGACGCTGCGATCCAAAAGGGCGTTGCCGGCAGGTGCGCGATGCCGGTGACCTCGCGAGTAAATCCGGTGGCCTGTCCAATCCGCTTTTCGGCCCTTAGGTCCCAGAAGTTCACCACGAGATCGGCTCCCGCGGTGGCGAGGATCAACCCGTCGGTGTCCCACCCCAGCGACAGCACGTGTCCGGCGTGGCCTTCGAGCAGGCGCACCTGTCGTCCGGACGCCACCTCCACCAGGCGGGCAAATCGGTCGGCTCCGGCGCTGGCCAGCCATCGGCCGTCCGGGGAGAAGGCGAGGGACGCCACGGTGTCGCTGTGGAGCGCCGGCAGGCCGAAGACGGGTTTGCGGGACGCGGCCTCCCAGAGCCACACTTCGCCACTTCGGGTGGGCTCCCCGCCCCCCGCAGCCAGCCAGCGTCCATCGGGACTGAAGGCCAGGGCCAGCACCCGGTCCACCGGAGCCGTTGTCGGGCCGCCGGTGACCGAGTCGCGCAATCGCCAGCGCGGTGTCAGGTCCAGCGACCACGTGCGCTCCGGGGCCGCGGCATCGCCCACCAGGCATAGGTCGTCTGTTGCGAAAAAGAGCACTCCCATTTGTAACGGCTCCGGGACCTGCCAGGAACCCAGGAGATTTCCGCTCGAAGCCAACCGGATGACCACCCGGCCTTCGGAGTCGAGGGTGGCAAGCCGGCGTGAGTTCGGTGAAAAGGCGGCTGTGCGCACCCGGGGTGCATGGGCGAAGGCGTTTGTGGCGGCCGCTTGCGCCGCCTCAGCGGCACGCCACTGCACGGCCAACTCCCGCCGGCGCCAGGACGCAGCGGCGTGCTGGCTCGCGGCCACGATGACGGCGTCGCGCGCGAGCGATTCCTCGTTGGCCGCGGTGGAGGCCTTGAGCGATGCGGTCCGGTCGGTCTCCCCGGCCCGGGTCACCGCGGTGGCGGCGCTTTTGCGACGCTCCTCGAGCGCCAACACCGGTGCCGCATTGGTATCGCCGCCAGCCTGCCGCAGGGTCTGTTGGTATTCGTGGTCCGCCCGCGATTGCTCGCGGATGGCGTTCGCGAGTGCGGACTGGCCGGCCTGCCGGTCTGCCGTGGTCTTTCGCACGGCTTCCCGCGCCTGTCGCTGCCGGATTTGCTGTACGCCCACCTCACCTTCCGTCTTGCCCAAGTGTCCGGTCGCCAGTTCCAGCTGGATGGCGGCCCGTTCGGCGGTCCGGCGGGCAGCTTCCGCTTTGGCCTCGAGGGCGGCGTCCCCGGAGAATGCCGCCAACGGCGCGCCTTCGGCATCGAACAATTCCAGGATCGCCTTGGCACCCCGGCCCAGAGTGCGCGAGCCGTCCGGCGCGATCCAGGGTCCCTTGCGATGGGCGGCGGGCGGGTTGGTCAAGGGTGCGGCGCGGATCCATTCCGGCGCGACCCGCTCCCACCACTTGATTTCGCGGAAGCCGCCCGAGACAAGGGTGCGGCTGTCGGGACTGAAGGCGAGTGAATGGACGAGGTCGCGGTGGGCGCCACCGGACTCCAATGCGAGGTCGGTCAGCAACG is a genomic window containing:
- a CDS encoding GTP cyclohydrolase I FolE2 — its product is MKSSSIKSRDAVAALTDKQNERDHRQLRIDKVGVRGLRFPAQVRDKDAETLQNTVATVGLFVDLPHEFKGTHMSRFVEALNAHGSVIHVESIPQILRDLQQRLHAQNAHLELEFPFFLVKRAPVSGKPGVMDYTVRFDAAMLGPEYDFVLTVKCNVTTLCPCSKAISRFGAHNQRGEVTVQVRSKETMWIEDLIALIESCGSSEMYSLLKREDEKAVTERAYENPVFVEDLVRAVSVKLNEQPAVMWYKVEAENYESIHNHNAYACIEKG